In Nymphaea colorata isolate Beijing-Zhang1983 chromosome 3, ASM883128v2, whole genome shotgun sequence, a genomic segment contains:
- the LOC116250044 gene encoding protein GLUTAMINE DUMPER 2-like, protein MRPVSSSPSSSPAGGLTAWHSPIPYLFGGFALLLCLIAVALTVLACSHRKDSSRDTVDGLPAEPMSVKIDLEPKIVVIMPGNLAPTFIAKPNAVC, encoded by the coding sequence ATGAGGCCTGTGAGCAGCAGCCCGAGCAGCAGTCCCGCTGGGGGGTTGACGGCATGGCACTCCCCCATCCCTTATCTCTTTGGTGGCTTTGCTCTACTTCTCTGCCTCATCGCCGTCGCCTTGACCGTTTTAGCTTGCAGCCACAGGAAGGACTCCAGCCGGGACACGGTCGACGGTCTGCCGGCGGAGCCGATGAGCGTTAAGATCGACCTGGAGCCAAAGATAGTGGTGATCATGCCGGGAAATCTGGCTCCCACGTTCATAGCGAAGCCCAACGCCGTCTGTTGA